CCTCGGCGTCACGCCAACAGACATACATCAGATGAAACAGCTTGCGCTGCGAGTTGCGAGGCGTCTGCAATCATATTACCCATCTCTCGGTATTCTCGGTCTCGATGTCGGACACACCCAAGCTGGGGAATTTTTTGTGTATGACTTCAACGGCAGACCCGGACGCGACATTCTTACGGATGAAGAGGTCGTGAGATTTATGGATTCTGTCGCGGGCTATGCACGTTATTTGTCGGACCTGCGCAAACATAAAACGGATGCCGAATCTCGACGTTAATCCTCATATGTTGATGGATGTATGCAACACCTTTACCTGTACCATCCTAACCCTCAGGTGGAGGTGTATTTCCATGTTTCGTTCCGTTTCCCGGAGACGCACGGGACTACAACGTGAGTCGTTCATCAACCGATACAAGGTTACAATTCGAAGGATACCGAAGTGGCACCGCTTATCGCTTGTCGGAGTGGGCTTGTTCATCTTGACGACCGCGCAGATGTCAGTTCAGGCTCTGGCATCTTCACGGGGCGTTCAATCTGTAGTGACAACAGTGCATACAGCCCGTGATTCGCAGACACAAGGAAGGAACCCGTCCGTAGAAATTCGCATTGACACCAACAGACCCGTGTTAAAGCTCTACCGACGTGGAGTTTTATACAAGCGCTACGACGTCGCGCTCGGCAAACCTTCGACACCGTCGCCGATTGGAAAGTGGAAGGTTGTAGATAAGCAAAAAAACTGGGGAGGCGGCTTTGGGACGCGTTGGCTTGGGCTGAATGTACCGTGGGGTACGTACGGCATCCACGGGACCAATCGCCCCGAGTTGATTGGAAAATACGTCAGCAATGGTTGTATCCGGATGCGCAACGCAGATGTCGAGCAACTCTACGACCTCGTACCGGTAGGTACCCCAGTGATTATCTCTGGAAATCCTCTCCAAACCAGACGCACGCTTACCTTCGGGAACATTGGGGCGGACGTGTTGCTTGTACAGCATCGTCTTCAGGACGCCGGTTATTATACCGGGAAGTTTGACGGAAGGTTTTCTGGAGAAACACAATTCTGGCTAAGTCTGTATGAGCTGGCGCACCATCTGCCGATGGATGGTATGGTCGGTCCGGACGATTATCAAGCACTTGGGTTGATATAGCTATCGTCGACTTTTGATGAGGCCCCATGCTGCATCGAGTGCCTGTTCAATTGCCCTTTTATCTTCCCCTTGACACTCCTCACTTTTTGAGAACCGCAACAGCGCTTCATAGACCTTCGGGTGAGCAAAGATATCAAGCGTGGACAACAGATTAGGGATATCTGTACGGGCGGCTGCGATGAACTTGGCGTTGTCTTCATCAATCCATGATCCGATTCCATGCGCTGACTGATGTACTCCCACGATGGACTGTGGCCACTGAAGGCTCGGGTCCTCCCACGTCGTGGTGATGGAACGGTCGGTAACAAACTCGTCAATGATATGTTGGCGCACGACCCAGGGACCCTTCGAAGCCCGTCGCTCGCGTAAACGAATCTCATGCAATTGCTCTTGATTCAATTGCTCTTGATTCAATTGCTCTTGATTCAATTGCTCTTGATTCAATTGCTCGGTAGTCGGTGGAAGTTCAGGACTGGCCTCCAAATCATTCATCCGGCTCCACATGTGACGCCTTTCACTCATAGAATGACGTCCTCCCAAGTCTCTAAGTGGCATCTGTTAAGGCAGATAGGACACATTCCGACAAAAATCTAAATCTGCGATGTCCGAATTTGTCGATTCTTAGCGTATCTATTGTACTATTATATATATTAAAATCTGACAAGAGAAAATTTACAGGGGTGGTGAAGATATGCAACCAACCGAAGTAGACGGCGGTGTGCTGTCCGATAGCGAGCGTTTGCGCCAATTGGTGCAAAGCCATATCGCGAATGGCGGAACCGTCAAGGAAGCGTGTGAGCGGTTTGCATTTGAAACCCAAGGAGCCCACAGCGCTCGTGCAAGTATGCTCAGGTGGTACCTGTTTTTACGATACAGCAAAGGAGGTACTGAAAAAAGAGCGACGATGTCTGCGGAAGCACTCGCTGCACCTTCCGCACAATCATATCCTGAGTTGTCTGTAGCAAGTGGCAAAATCGAAATTACAGAGGAGGGCGCAAAGATGCCGCAATCATCGATTTATAATGTTCCTTCGGCCATGACAGAGGATGAAACCACCGTACGACTGTTGCAGGCGGTGTCGGCAATGGTGGACGACCGCAGGCAAATGAAAGAACTTTTGCAGGAGTATAAGAAACAGATAGAGGTAACACAAAGGCAGTTGCGAGACAGTGATGATGAGCGAAAAATGCTCGAATTCAAGCTGGAAAAGAAGGACAGTGAGATTGATAGGCAGCAAAGGATGATGCTTGACCATCAGTACAAGTACGAACACTTGCAGGAAGAGTTCGAGCAAATGCAAGTGAATCATCAGACAGAACACAACCGCCTTCAGGAGAAGGTCAATGAACTGACTGGGCACTATGAGGAACTCACGGTTGACTACACAAGATTGCGTAAGGAGAGTTCAAAGGAAATTGAACGTCTTGAAATGCAACTGCGTGGCGCAGAGCTGAAGAACGCACAGTTGAGTGCGAAGTACGAAGAGATCCGCAAAGACAATGCCAATCTCACGCGCAGGGTGACAGATTTTGCCCATCAGATTGCCGGATTCATGGACCCTACCGTGTTTGCACAGCCCCAGCTGGCGGCTGTGCCCATCAGAACGGTACTGGACAATTCAAAATCGGAGCCTGAAGACCGGGTTAAAGCCTAAAACGGGATGGAGACAGCTTTTGTGACTGCAGACGTTCTCGCGCTCAGTGCAGATGATGCGGGATGTTATGCCCGAGTTAAGGTGACCTTTGGCGGTTCGAAGACGGTTATTCGCTGGGGACTGGATGAGTTTACATACTTGAACCTGCAGCAGTGCTTGGACTCTTTCCATCGAGCCGAATGGTCGACTGTGAGTGGCACTGCAGAAGACGAGGGTGGTCGAGCGCTGCGGCTCGGATTTTCCAGGAAAACAGATGCATCCGTTGATAGGTATACCATTTCAGGTTTTTTTCTCGGGACACTTCAGGAAGTCACATTTTTGTGTTCTTCCGTGTTCGCGTCGAACCTCAATTGGTTGCATCAAATTCGTTCCATCCACGACTTGGATGAGCTTTGCATCGACGACTCGTGTATCGAGGGCTCTTCCAGCGGAGGCTCGTGCATCGAGAAATCTTTCATGGACGGCTCTTTCATCGACAACGCTTTGACGGACGTCTGTTCGCCGGACGGAGTTTCTGTGGTTGCCCTTCGGGATGCCAAAGTGTCAGCCAACACAGCCGCGTGGCGACTATCGAATTCGTCTGAAGTTGCGGTATCTAGCGATGCGGTGGAGCTTCTTGCTCGGGGTCGCCGCAAAGGGTTAAAAGCCCGCACAAAGTCATCCGTGTATCAACGCCGGCGGCGTGTCGCCATGCAGTACAGTGTCATGGTGGCCACTCTACTACTCGTCACTGCCGGTTACGCAAAGGTTCCGGAATACGTGACGCGCCTTAGTGCAGAGAACCTTCGACCGGCTTCAATCCCTGGAATCAGTACAACCGCAAACGCGGATGCTGCGAATACAGCTTCAGCGACGAATCATCTTGCAAATGTTCCTGCAAGTGCGAAGTCGACGAGTTCAGTAACGACATCCCGAACTGCACCCTATAAAAGTGGATTGGAACGGAAAGTAAGCGACGTAGCACCAATTGCCTTGAAGGAACAAAAGGCACCGCAGGTGTGGGAGGTCCCGCAAGGCGAAGTCGCCCTGACGATTGACGATGGGCCGTCACCGCTAACGAATGATTTTGTAAAAACGCTACAACGTTACGGCGTGCACGCGACCTTTTTCTTTGTCGGCCATCAGGTGGCGTACTGGCCTGAAAGTGTGCGTTTGGCTGCAGCAGCAGGGGACGAGATTGGCGACCACTCGATGACACATCCCGATTTGGCGACACTTTCCCCTGCAATGCAGGCTTATCAAATTCTGAACGACCGCGCGCTTCTCGAGGGCCTGACGCACCAGCCTGTGCAATTGTTTCGTCCGCCATACGGCGCGCATAGTTCAGTGACTGACGGTATTCTCATCGCTCACCATATGTCGTTGGCGTTGTGGAATCGGGATCCCAGGGATTGGGCGGCTAAGACTCCGCAGCAGATTGTTCACGCTGTACTGTCGAGCCATCCGTCTGGGGGTGTGTACGACCTGCATGAAAAAGACATCACTCTCGCGGCTTTGCCGGCAATTATCGAGGGGTTGCAAGCCATGCACTTGAAATTTGTGACACTCCCGTCCGGAGTTCAACTTGGGAAGGCTGGTCAACCGGTGTATGTGCAACCTACAGAGGTTCACCCGACACTTGGAAATAGCCCTGGATAATTAGTCGCAAGGGTCTGATGTACAGCTTTGCAACAGAGACTCCAGGGCGGCGCTGAACCTGTCCGCATCGGCAGTGGTACGTGCGGCAGGTCCCCTCGTCCGACCCGTCCTCCGCCGTTCTCTAGCGCTGATATCTCGTTCCATCAGCAGTCTATCCATGTTGTCGTTCGTGTAAATTAAGCCTTTTGGAGAGATAGCGAAAGCCCCCTGTCCGAGGGCTAGTGCTGCCAGACCATAGTCCTGCGTGACGACGACATACGGGCGCTTTCTGTTTAACATCGATAAAATCGCCATGTCGACAGCCTGGGGATGGGCATCGACTGTGATGTGACCGGGTCGGTCGTACTCGTGATTGATGCTGCTTACGGTCACAACCTCGGCGTTAAATCTTAGGGCGAGAACATCCGCTGTTACAAGCGCATCCCGTGGTGTAGCATCCGCGTCAATGAGAATGACGGTTGTCTGCCGAAAAGCATGCATCATGCGTACGCCTGCATCAAGATGGTGCGGTAGTCCTCGCGGGAGATGGTTCGTACATTACTCGGGGTCGATCCGTTGTTGTACGCAAGCTCCACAAGTTCGTCAAAGTCCTCCGGACGGACTCCCGGT
The Alicyclobacillus curvatus genome window above contains:
- a CDS encoding L,D-transpeptidase family protein; this encodes MSVQALASSRGVQSVVTTVHTARDSQTQGRNPSVEIRIDTNRPVLKLYRRGVLYKRYDVALGKPSTPSPIGKWKVVDKQKNWGGGFGTRWLGLNVPWGTYGIHGTNRPELIGKYVSNGCIRMRNADVEQLYDLVPVGTPVIISGNPLQTRRTLTFGNIGADVLLVQHRLQDAGYYTGKFDGRFSGETQFWLSLYELAHHLPMDGMVGPDDYQALGLI
- a CDS encoding polysaccharide deacetylase family protein, whose protein sequence is MTADVLALSADDAGCYARVKVTFGGSKTVIRWGLDEFTYLNLQQCLDSFHRAEWSTVSGTAEDEGGRALRLGFSRKTDASVDRYTISGFFLGTLQEVTFLCSSVFASNLNWLHQIRSIHDLDELCIDDSCIEGSSSGGSCIEKSFMDGSFIDNALTDVCSPDGVSVVALRDAKVSANTAAWRLSNSSEVAVSSDAVELLARGRRKGLKARTKSSVYQRRRRVAMQYSVMVATLLLVTAGYAKVPEYVTRLSAENLRPASIPGISTTANADAANTASATNHLANVPASAKSTSSVTTSRTAPYKSGLERKVSDVAPIALKEQKAPQVWEVPQGEVALTIDDGPSPLTNDFVKTLQRYGVHATFFFVGHQVAYWPESVRLAAAAGDEIGDHSMTHPDLATLSPAMQAYQILNDRALLEGLTHQPVQLFRPPYGAHSSVTDGILIAHHMSLALWNRDPRDWAAKTPQQIVHAVLSSHPSGGVYDLHEKDITLAALPAIIEGLQAMHLKFVTLPSGVQLGKAGQPVYVQPTEVHPTLGNSPG
- a CDS encoding DUF188 domain-containing protein: MHAFRQTTVILIDADATPRDALVTADVLALRFNAEVVTVSSINHEYDRPGHITVDAHPQAVDMAILSMLNRKRPYVVVTQDYGLAALALGQGAFAISPKGLIYTNDNMDRLLMERDISARERRRTGRTRGPAARTTADADRFSAALESLLQSCTSDPCD